From Chroogloeocystis siderophila 5.2 s.c.1, the proteins below share one genomic window:
- a CDS encoding 3-dehydroquinate synthase — protein sequence MTIGIKGAPNVHSLKQCVPVTFNYDVHFTQGLFELDNPLFAQVLTCEENSPKKVLAVIDAGLLQHQPRLLEKLAAYAEFYRDALIFVQQPAIVPGGEAAKNNPQLVTQLHQTIDCAGLCRHSYILAIGGGAVLDMAGYAAAIAHRGIRLIRVPTTVLAQNDSGVGVKNGINAFGKKNFLGTFAPPYAVLNDLDFLATLDDRDWRSGIAEAVKVALIKDADFFNFITKHAAKIAKRDMQAMQELIYRCAQLHLGHIATSGDPFEKGSSRPLDFGHWAAHKLEQLTNYNLRHGEAVAIGIALDSTYSYLIGLLTKSDWQQILDTLKALGFSLYVPELATHLHQLEHPNCLFRGLREFQEHLGGELTLMLLEKIGKGVEVHHVDLLVYENAIALLKQHHDNGE from the coding sequence ATGACAATTGGGATAAAAGGTGCACCAAATGTGCATTCGCTCAAGCAATGTGTTCCTGTAACATTTAATTATGATGTTCATTTCACACAAGGGCTGTTCGAGTTAGATAATCCTCTTTTCGCGCAAGTACTTACCTGTGAGGAGAATAGCCCAAAAAAAGTGTTAGCAGTAATTGATGCAGGTTTATTGCAACATCAACCCAGACTACTAGAAAAATTAGCCGCATATGCTGAGTTTTATCGCGATGCATTGATATTTGTTCAGCAGCCAGCGATCGTACCTGGTGGCGAAGCCGCAAAAAATAATCCTCAATTAGTCACACAACTTCACCAAACTATTGATTGTGCTGGATTGTGTCGCCATTCGTATATATTAGCCATTGGTGGCGGTGCAGTATTAGATATGGCAGGATATGCAGCAGCGATCGCACATCGAGGAATTCGCTTAATTCGCGTTCCCACAACAGTATTAGCACAAAATGATTCGGGTGTCGGTGTCAAAAATGGTATCAATGCGTTTGGTAAGAAGAATTTCTTAGGAACTTTTGCCCCACCATACGCAGTGTTAAACGATCTTGATTTTCTCGCAACGCTTGATGATCGCGACTGGCGTTCTGGAATTGCGGAAGCGGTAAAAGTTGCACTGATTAAAGACGCAGACTTTTTTAATTTCATCACAAAACACGCAGCGAAGATCGCAAAACGCGATATGCAGGCGATGCAAGAGTTAATTTATCGCTGCGCCCAACTACATTTAGGACATATTGCTACAAGTGGCGATCCTTTTGAAAAAGGTTCCTCGCGCCCTTTAGATTTTGGACATTGGGCGGCGCATAAACTCGAACAGTTGACGAATTACAACCTACGTCACGGCGAAGCTGTTGCGATCGGAATTGCGTTGGATAGTACCTACTCCTATTTAATTGGGTTACTCACAAAATCAGATTGGCAACAGATTTTAGATACACTCAAAGCACTAGGTTTTAGTTTATACGTACCAGAATTAGCCACACACTTGCATCAACTCGAACATCCTAATTGTCTTTTCCGAGGATTAAGAGAGTTTCAAGAACATTTGGGTGGAGAATTAACGCTGATGCTGCTAGAAAAAATTGGTAAAGGCGTTGAGGTGCATCACGTCGATTTGTTGGTGTATGAAAATGCGATCGCGCTTTTAAAACAACATCACGACAACGGCGAATAA